A section of the Marinoscillum sp. 108 genome encodes:
- a CDS encoding CRTAC1 family protein, whose product MRRTNQKILNSWLFATFSFLCLVSCEEKTAFKSLPMDLTHVNFNNEITENDSFNILDFEYVYNGGGVALADFNNDGLSDVFFTGNMVPNRLFLNQGGMTFKDITTKAGVGALDKWSSGVAVVDVNADGWLDIYVCATVYSDPKKRKNMLFIHQGLEEGIPVFEDQAEAYGLADNSHTTVAAFLDYDKDGDLDVYLAINKMDPIMIPNVYKKSHTEALDRVDKLFRNDWNDSLSHPVFTEVSKEAGIIYEGYSLGVNVSDINGDGWSDIYVTNDYLTQDLVYINNQDGTFTNRSKAFLPHTSYSAMGNDVVDINNDGYPDIVAVDMLPEDNFRKKTMLMNNNYTGYINNEKYDYQYQCVRNTVQLNQGFSPVTGEPTFGDVALLAGVSSTDWSWAPLVADFDNDGYRDLIITNGFPKDITDRDFSDYNVEVGRYAKKSMLLARIPSVKIRNYAYRNINGVQFEDVTTAWGISEPSFSNGAAYGDLDNDGDLDYVVNNINDPASIYENLSNRKKESPNNWIRIRLKGRGLNPGGIGAQLKVYHGGNTLYWDHSPYRGYLSSNDPTLVFGLGQSARVDSVVVYWPTGEVEALSNVPVNENITLDIENAKRRQPVREAGSVQCFEALPDDVVAGYVHEEEEFIDFNVQPLLPHKLSQYGPGMAVGDVNGDGLDDVYMSGSRFKKGTFLIQQPEGTFIKQDLLPEINNKTKGEELGTLLFDADLDGDLDLYLVHGSYELTPEDSSYQDRFYENRDGRFVLNRGALPPFLVSGSCVRAADYDQDGDLDLFIGGRQVPLHYPLPASSYFLRNESDKEHIEFVIDEEASALMEDFGMVTDALWTDFNNDGSADLILAGEWMPISFLQNTKGTFRNVTATSGVGENVGWWNSLSAGDFDGDGDVDYVAGNLGLNTINRASTETPIGIYASDFDHNEGLDAVPTVFLPDEQGKLKEFPFFGRGDMIKQMTKIKADFRMHADFARAGITDIFSTEQLSGATAYHATYMESAYIENLGDGRFAMTPLPLECQVAPVYGMISADFNNDGNLDVLMVGNDYGNEVLQGRYDAFKGLLVVGTGDGTFRPTGMEQSGVYVPEDAKSLTYVINSEEDTKILAAQNMGPLKAFSVAISGQQVITLKPTDARVEYLDASGSKRIQEVYYGHTYLSQGSRKVLLPATASQVRVTTFSGDQRGL is encoded by the coding sequence ATGAGAAGAACCAACCAAAAAATTCTTAATTCCTGGCTTTTCGCCACTTTTAGCTTTTTGTGCCTTGTTTCTTGTGAGGAAAAGACCGCCTTCAAGTCGCTACCAATGGACCTCACTCATGTCAATTTCAATAACGAGATCACAGAAAACGATAGCTTCAATATCCTTGACTTTGAATATGTCTACAACGGGGGAGGTGTCGCGTTGGCAGATTTTAATAATGATGGGCTTTCGGATGTGTTTTTCACCGGGAATATGGTTCCCAACAGACTCTTCCTTAATCAGGGCGGAATGACTTTTAAGGATATTACCACCAAAGCAGGTGTGGGAGCTCTGGACAAATGGAGCTCGGGAGTAGCGGTGGTAGATGTAAATGCGGATGGCTGGCTGGACATTTATGTCTGTGCTACTGTCTACTCTGACCCCAAGAAAAGGAAAAACATGCTCTTTATCCATCAGGGCCTTGAGGAAGGGATTCCGGTTTTTGAGGATCAGGCCGAGGCTTATGGATTAGCTGACAACAGTCATACTACGGTAGCCGCTTTTTTGGATTATGACAAAGATGGAGACCTGGATGTCTACCTGGCCATCAATAAGATGGACCCGATAATGATTCCCAACGTGTACAAAAAAAGCCACACAGAAGCACTGGACAGGGTGGATAAGCTTTTCAGAAATGACTGGAACGACAGCCTGAGTCATCCGGTTTTTACAGAAGTATCCAAAGAAGCTGGTATCATTTATGAAGGCTACAGCCTGGGAGTGAATGTCTCCGACATCAACGGAGATGGCTGGAGTGATATCTATGTGACCAACGATTACCTCACACAGGACCTTGTTTATATCAACAATCAGGATGGCACTTTTACCAACCGATCCAAAGCCTTTCTGCCGCATACCAGCTATTCGGCTATGGGCAATGATGTGGTAGATATCAACAATGATGGCTATCCGGATATAGTCGCCGTGGATATGCTTCCGGAGGATAACTTCCGAAAAAAGACCATGTTGATGAACAATAATTACACCGGGTACATCAACAATGAAAAATATGATTATCAATATCAATGTGTGAGAAACACTGTACAGCTTAACCAGGGCTTTAGTCCGGTCACAGGTGAGCCTACTTTCGGGGATGTGGCACTCCTTGCGGGGGTGTCATCTACAGACTGGAGCTGGGCACCTTTGGTGGCCGACTTTGACAATGATGGGTACAGGGATTTAATCATTACCAATGGCTTTCCTAAAGACATCACTGATCGGGATTTTTCAGATTATAATGTAGAAGTGGGCCGCTATGCCAAAAAATCTATGCTTTTGGCGAGAATACCCTCAGTGAAGATTCGAAATTATGCTTATCGCAATATCAACGGTGTGCAGTTTGAAGATGTCACTACTGCCTGGGGCATTAGCGAGCCGTCCTTTTCCAATGGAGCGGCTTATGGAGATTTGGACAACGACGGTGACCTTGACTATGTGGTCAATAACATCAATGATCCGGCTTCTATTTACGAGAATTTGAGTAATCGAAAAAAGGAAAGTCCTAATAACTGGATCCGAATAAGACTGAAGGGAAGAGGTCTGAACCCGGGAGGAATAGGGGCGCAACTGAAAGTTTATCATGGAGGGAACACCCTTTACTGGGACCACAGCCCATACCGCGGATACCTCTCCAGTAATGATCCTACACTGGTTTTTGGTCTCGGACAGTCTGCCAGAGTGGATTCCGTGGTGGTGTACTGGCCTACTGGTGAAGTGGAGGCCCTCTCCAACGTACCGGTCAATGAGAACATTACTTTGGACATCGAAAATGCCAAGAGGAGGCAACCAGTGAGAGAAGCAGGTTCAGTTCAATGTTTTGAGGCTCTACCAGATGACGTTGTGGCTGGATATGTTCATGAAGAAGAGGAATTCATTGACTTCAATGTACAGCCGCTTTTGCCTCACAAACTCTCTCAGTATGGGCCCGGCATGGCCGTGGGTGACGTGAATGGTGATGGGCTTGATGATGTGTACATGAGTGGTTCACGTTTCAAAAAAGGGACTTTTCTGATTCAGCAGCCTGAGGGAACTTTCATCAAGCAAGACTTGCTTCCAGAGATAAACAATAAAACCAAAGGGGAAGAATTGGGCACCTTACTGTTTGATGCGGATTTGGATGGTGATCTTGACCTCTACCTGGTCCATGGCAGCTATGAGCTGACACCTGAGGACTCCAGCTATCAGGATCGGTTTTACGAGAACCGCGATGGACGGTTTGTTTTGAATAGGGGAGCGTTGCCGCCATTTTTGGTGAGTGGGTCATGTGTGAGGGCTGCCGATTATGATCAGGATGGAGATTTGGATTTATTCATCGGAGGCAGGCAAGTGCCACTGCATTATCCGCTGCCAGCGAGTAGTTATTTTCTTAGGAATGAATCAGATAAGGAGCATATAGAATTCGTCATTGACGAGGAGGCCTCGGCGCTGATGGAAGATTTTGGGATGGTGACGGATGCCCTATGGACCGATTTCAACAATGATGGGAGCGCCGATCTGATCCTTGCTGGGGAATGGATGCCCATTAGTTTTTTACAAAACACAAAGGGAACCTTCCGCAATGTGACCGCTACCTCTGGTGTGGGTGAAAACGTGGGCTGGTGGAACAGCCTCAGTGCCGGAGATTTTGATGGAGATGGAGATGTAGATTATGTGGCTGGAAATCTGGGACTCAATACCATCAATAGGGCATCTACAGAAACGCCAATTGGCATCTATGCTTCAGATTTTGATCACAATGAAGGGCTGGATGCAGTGCCGACAGTTTTTCTTCCGGATGAGCAGGGGAAGCTTAAGGAGTTTCCGTTTTTTGGACGCGGAGATATGATCAAGCAAATGACCAAAATAAAGGCGGATTTCAGGATGCATGCAGATTTTGCCAGGGCGGGTATTACAGATATTTTTTCGACGGAGCAGTTGTCGGGGGCTACTGCATATCATGCTACCTACATGGAGTCTGCCTATATAGAAAACCTGGGTGATGGACGCTTTGCCATGACTCCACTGCCGCTGGAGTGCCAGGTGGCGCCCGTTTATGGTATGATCTCCGCGGATTTCAATAATGATGGAAATCTGGACGTACTGATGGTGGGCAACGACTATGGCAACGAAGTGCTGCAGGGGCGGTATGACGCCTTCAAAGGGTTACTCGTGGTTGGAACTGGCGACGGCACTTTTAGGCCAACGGGCATGGAGCAGAGTGGCGTCTATGTGCCGGAGGATGCCAAAAGCCTGACGTATGTCATCAACAGTGAGGAAGACACGAAGATACTGGCCGCCCAGAACATGGGGCCTTTAAAAGCTTTTTCGGTGGCTATCAGTGGGCAACAGGTCATTACTTTGAAACCTACGGATGCCCGGGTGGAGTACCTTGATGCCTCAGGGAGCAAGCGTATCCAGGAGGTGTACTATGGGCACACCTACCTGTCGCAGGGATCCAGAAAAGTGCTCCTACCTGCTACCGCCAGTCAGGTGAGGGTCACCACCTTTTCCGGCGATCAGCGTGGCTTATAG
- a CDS encoding SDR family NAD(P)-dependent oxidoreductase translates to MSKNVLITGAAGNLGSAVSKKLISEGYSVIGTIVPGHRAPENGVDFYECDLTDEKATQAFFQTLTKKYQKMDAVIMLVGGFAMGNIQEASSADMMKMLTLNYFTAFHSAQNAINWMNEATGGKLIFVGAKPAVEGGGAAVLPYAISKSAVIKLAEIINEDKNNKNIQASVIIPSIIDTPPNREGMPDANFDNWVKPEEIAENIAFLISDKANVLRDTVLKIYNNS, encoded by the coding sequence ATGAGCAAAAATGTATTAATCACGGGAGCAGCAGGAAATCTTGGCAGTGCTGTTTCGAAAAAATTGATCTCGGAGGGCTATTCAGTGATCGGGACCATAGTGCCTGGCCATCGGGCACCTGAAAATGGTGTGGACTTTTACGAATGTGATCTCACCGATGAAAAAGCAACACAAGCCTTTTTCCAAACCCTCACGAAAAAATACCAAAAGATGGATGCCGTGATCATGCTGGTGGGTGGTTTTGCCATGGGCAACATCCAAGAGGCCAGTAGTGCAGACATGATGAAAATGCTCACACTCAATTATTTCACGGCGTTTCACTCCGCTCAAAACGCTATCAACTGGATGAACGAGGCGACGGGCGGCAAACTGATCTTCGTAGGAGCCAAACCCGCTGTGGAAGGGGGTGGCGCAGCTGTGCTGCCCTATGCCATCTCCAAAAGTGCTGTCATCAAGCTTGCAGAAATCATCAATGAGGATAAAAACAACAAGAATATTCAGGCATCTGTTATTATCCCGAGCATCATAGATACCCCTCCAAACCGGGAAGGCATGCCGGATGCCAATTTTGACAACTGGGTGAAGCCCGAGGAAATCGCCGAGAACATTGCTTTTCTTATTTCAGACAAAGCGAATGTACTCCGTGACACGGTGCTCAAAATCTACAACAACTCCTAA
- a CDS encoding MGMT family protein, which produces MEDSKSNFFGDVYEVVKLIPRGRVTSYGAIANYLGVKGSARMVGWAMNQAHGNHSVPAHRVVNRAGSLTGKHFFSGGPEAMQQLLEAEGIVVKDDKIIDFKSIFWDPATELGL; this is translated from the coding sequence ATGGAAGATTCTAAATCCAATTTCTTTGGAGATGTATATGAGGTCGTAAAACTGATCCCCAGAGGTCGGGTGACTTCCTATGGCGCCATTGCCAATTACCTGGGCGTGAAGGGCAGCGCCCGCATGGTAGGCTGGGCGATGAATCAGGCACATGGAAATCACTCCGTGCCAGCCCATAGAGTGGTTAATCGTGCAGGTTCACTCACCGGGAAGCATTTTTTTAGCGGGGGTCCGGAGGCCATGCAGCAGCTATTGGAGGCTGAAGGAATCGTGGTGAAGGATGACAAAATCATTGATTTCAAATCCAT